From a single Sinomonas atrocyanea genomic region:
- a CDS encoding HNH endonuclease encodes MFESSAMQVTVGGAQDAADLSRLIAEVLVAVGNGSPSAAAIGAWATALGSVGDDDLQLDEAELLERIAAQERLKAAAAASQARYSVLLETRIRERRAGGDGAASSSVESGDATGTRPRVVDPSTEAGQAIALARCESPSRGGRLLGLAKALVHEMPHTLNALAAGRINEWRATLVARETACLDVGDRACVDEALVAAYAREGVGDRQLAAEARAHAQRLDPAAAVRRARRGVTERRVWLKPAPDSMAVLSCLLPAAQAVAAYKALCAAADSARISRAEAPGRGPRAPQGGDGRTRDQTMADTLVERLTGQVWAGDVRIAVNVVMSDAALIGGSPEPAALAGYGVLPAQIARDLVLASSDAALRRLYTSPTTGSVTALESRSRAFPPGLRDFIALRDRTCRNPWCDAPTRHHDHVVPAARGGPTSAVNGQGLCERCNQAKEAPGWRHATTPALRHTVTVTTPTGHRYRSTAPPLPGVREVIGHRVEFPGGECVFHTAA; translated from the coding sequence ATGTTCGAATCATCGGCGATGCAGGTCACCGTGGGAGGGGCGCAGGATGCGGCCGACCTCTCGCGGCTCATCGCTGAGGTCCTCGTGGCCGTGGGGAACGGGTCGCCGAGCGCTGCGGCCATCGGGGCCTGGGCCACGGCGCTCGGGTCGGTCGGTGACGACGATCTGCAGCTGGACGAGGCGGAGCTGCTCGAGCGGATCGCCGCCCAGGAACGGCTGAAGGCCGCGGCCGCGGCGAGCCAGGCCCGCTACAGCGTCCTGCTCGAGACGCGCATCCGCGAGAGGCGTGCGGGTGGCGATGGGGCTGCGTCTTCGTCGGTGGAGTCCGGAGATGCCACGGGCACGCGACCGCGGGTCGTCGATCCGTCGACCGAGGCGGGGCAGGCGATCGCGTTGGCGCGCTGCGAGTCACCCTCGCGCGGCGGCCGGCTCCTGGGGCTCGCCAAAGCCCTGGTGCACGAGATGCCGCACACCCTCAACGCGCTCGCGGCCGGCCGCATCAACGAATGGCGCGCCACGCTGGTGGCCCGCGAGACAGCCTGCCTGGACGTCGGGGATCGGGCCTGCGTCGACGAGGCGCTCGTAGCTGCCTACGCCCGTGAGGGCGTCGGCGATCGCCAGCTCGCCGCCGAAGCGCGAGCCCACGCGCAGCGGCTCGATCCGGCGGCCGCAGTGAGGCGGGCCCGGCGGGGCGTGACGGAGCGGCGCGTCTGGCTGAAACCCGCCCCGGATTCCATGGCGGTCCTGTCCTGCCTGCTGCCGGCTGCCCAGGCCGTGGCCGCGTACAAGGCCCTGTGTGCCGCGGCTGATTCTGCCCGGATCTCTCGGGCGGAGGCGCCGGGCAGGGGACCGCGGGCCCCACAGGGCGGCGACGGCCGCACCAGGGACCAGACCATGGCGGACACGCTCGTCGAGCGGCTCACTGGGCAGGTCTGGGCCGGGGACGTCCGGATCGCCGTGAACGTCGTGATGTCGGACGCCGCCCTCATCGGCGGTTCGCCGGAACCCGCCGCGCTCGCGGGCTATGGAGTGCTGCCGGCCCAGATCGCCCGGGACCTCGTCCTCGCTTCGTCGGACGCGGCGCTCCGTCGCCTCTATACGTCGCCCACCACGGGATCGGTGACGGCCCTGGAGTCGAGGTCTCGGGCGTTCCCGCCGGGCCTCAGGGACTTCATCGCGCTGCGGGACCGGACCTGCCGGAATCCCTGGTGCGATGCCCCGACCCGCCATCACGACCACGTGGTTCCGGCGGCACGAGGTGGCCCCACCAGTGCGGTCAACGGCCAGGGCCTGTGCGAGCGCTGCAATCAGGCGAAGGAAGCGCCGGGCTGGAGACATGCGACCACGCCGGCGCTCCGGCACACCGTCACGGTCACCACACCGACCGGGCACCGGTACAGATCGACCGCGCCCCCATTGCCCGGCGTGCGGGAGGTGATCGGCCACAGGGTCGAGTTCCCCGGTGGAGAATGCGTCTTCCACACGGCCGCGTGA
- a CDS encoding DUF5703 family protein: protein MKERILSTTQSLAAGGRPAGPGRQYEYLVLSVGPGDSLADARQRVREHSEYGRWELERSRLYMGGGRQYWLRRKVMLVERTA from the coding sequence ATGAAGGAGCGGATCCTCTCCACGACGCAGTCGCTCGCCGCGGGGGGCCGGCCCGCGGGGCCGGGGCGGCAGTACGAGTACCTGGTCCTGTCGGTGGGCCCCGGGGACTCGCTGGCCGATGCGCGCCAGCGGGTGCGCGAGCACTCCGAGTACGGCCGGTGGGAGCTCGAGCGGAGCCGCCTGTACATGGGCGGGGGCCGCCAGTACTGGCTGCGCCGCAAAGTGATGCTGGTCGAGCGGACGGCATAG
- a CDS encoding bifunctional polysaccharide deacetylase/glycosyltransferase family 2 protein yields the protein MLGTLVAVFVVLTVPLVWILPSAAAPLWATTLNTSPDYPRQLLAQGDPEDVPVVGDENGIFQRVAVAARQGRNVYLKDPFSNTIFRQATPDEAKTIGDHPYVVDNYGVPDDHQLILTFDDGPDPRNTPALLDLLSKEKVPATFFDVGYEMSAYPELVQREVREGHMVGNHTLTHASFTDNPDLVNREQLIGNDHLIRGLTGYASRLFRLPEGNPQGNLVGVLQAQQLGYIHVDLDLDTLDWSYPPGAPIPTPQLDGKGHVVLMHDGGGDRQATIHMLQDFITKAKAEGYTFTTLAPMLDPKDLPQKITPNADDLATVAVGASLTLVPDIVISWLFWFGIGSLSVMSILYVILALISNGRQRRKRWEVIPDAQLPFVSVVLPVFNEEAVVTKTLDALMASDYPAFEVVAVNDGSTDRTLAILREYARSWPQLRVVDQPNGGKSAASNNGIAHSRGEIVVTLDGDTIFEPQTIRMFARHFLDTSHKKPLGAVAGHVKVGNRHNIITAWQALEYISGICVTRMAEGAVGAISIVPGACAAWRREALLQAGGYSHDTLAEDSDLTLTIQGLGYSIVQENKAVAWTEAPMTLKGLAKQRLRWTYGNIQALYKHRKMLFNPKYGVLGLVSMPYALISVLIPLVFMPMTFMVAGVILAQGQWAPIAIFAAFVAGAHLIISTVAVIMVRESPRHLLMVPLYRLIYEPLRAYVLYGSLLHAARGRMVGWYRPERTNSVLVPSATAASQGVQAPAREKPRPGKPAAVPVMSRDSALPMLSSDPR from the coding sequence GTGCTCGGCACGTTGGTCGCGGTCTTCGTCGTCCTGACCGTCCCCCTGGTGTGGATCCTGCCCAGTGCCGCGGCTCCGCTGTGGGCGACCACCTTGAATACCTCGCCCGACTACCCCCGCCAGCTGCTGGCCCAGGGCGACCCCGAGGATGTCCCCGTCGTCGGCGACGAGAACGGCATCTTCCAGAGGGTCGCGGTCGCCGCGCGGCAGGGCAGGAACGTGTACCTCAAGGACCCGTTCAGCAACACCATCTTCCGGCAGGCCACGCCGGATGAGGCAAAGACGATCGGGGACCACCCCTACGTGGTCGACAACTATGGGGTTCCCGACGACCACCAACTGATCCTCACCTTCGACGATGGCCCGGACCCGCGCAACACTCCGGCGCTCCTGGACCTCCTGTCCAAGGAGAAGGTGCCTGCGACCTTCTTCGACGTGGGCTACGAGATGTCCGCCTACCCCGAGCTCGTCCAGCGGGAGGTCCGCGAGGGCCACATGGTCGGCAACCACACCCTCACGCACGCGAGCTTCACGGACAACCCCGACCTGGTCAACCGCGAGCAGCTGATCGGCAACGACCACCTCATCAGGGGCCTCACCGGCTATGCGTCGCGGCTCTTCCGCCTGCCTGAGGGCAACCCCCAGGGCAACCTCGTCGGTGTCCTCCAGGCCCAGCAGCTCGGCTACATCCACGTCGACCTCGATCTCGACACGCTGGACTGGTCCTACCCGCCCGGGGCGCCGATTCCCACGCCGCAGCTGGACGGCAAGGGCCACGTCGTGCTCATGCACGACGGCGGCGGAGACCGCCAGGCCACGATCCACATGCTCCAGGACTTCATCACCAAGGCGAAGGCGGAGGGCTACACCTTCACAACACTGGCACCGATGCTGGACCCGAAGGATCTGCCCCAGAAGATCACGCCCAACGCCGACGACCTTGCGACGGTGGCGGTCGGCGCGTCGCTGACCCTCGTCCCGGACATCGTGATCTCGTGGCTGTTCTGGTTCGGGATCGGATCGCTCAGCGTCATGTCCATCCTGTACGTGATCCTCGCCCTCATCTCCAATGGCCGGCAGCGCAGGAAGCGCTGGGAGGTGATCCCGGACGCCCAGCTTCCCTTTGTCAGCGTGGTCCTCCCGGTCTTCAACGAGGAAGCCGTGGTGACCAAGACTCTGGATGCGCTGATGGCCAGCGACTATCCGGCCTTCGAGGTCGTGGCCGTGAACGACGGATCAACGGACCGCACGCTGGCGATCCTGCGGGAGTATGCCCGCTCGTGGCCCCAGCTGCGGGTCGTGGACCAGCCGAACGGCGGGAAGTCCGCGGCGAGCAACAATGGGATCGCCCATTCCCGCGGCGAGATCGTCGTGACGCTGGACGGGGACACGATCTTCGAGCCGCAGACCATCAGGATGTTCGCCCGGCACTTCCTGGACACCTCGCACAAGAAGCCGCTCGGCGCCGTGGCCGGCCACGTGAAGGTCGGCAACCGGCACAACATCATCACGGCGTGGCAGGCCCTCGAGTACATCTCCGGCATCTGCGTCACGAGGATGGCAGAGGGCGCCGTAGGGGCGATCTCGATTGTCCCCGGTGCCTGCGCGGCCTGGCGGCGGGAGGCCCTGCTCCAGGCGGGCGGCTACTCCCACGACACCCTGGCGGAGGATTCGGACCTCACCCTGACCATTCAGGGCCTGGGGTACAGCATCGTCCAGGAGAACAAGGCGGTCGCTTGGACGGAGGCTCCGATGACCCTCAAGGGCCTCGCCAAGCAGCGCCTGCGGTGGACCTACGGCAACATCCAGGCGCTCTACAAGCACCGGAAGATGCTCTTCAACCCCAAGTACGGGGTGCTGGGCCTCGTGAGCATGCCCTACGCGCTGATCTCGGTGCTCATCCCCCTGGTCTTCATGCCGATGACCTTCATGGTGGCCGGTGTCATCCTCGCTCAGGGCCAGTGGGCGCCGATCGCGATCTTCGCCGCCTTCGTCGCCGGGGCCCACCTGATCATCTCTACTGTGGCCGTGATCATGGTCCGCGAGAGCCCGCGCCACCTCCTCATGGTGCCGCTCTACCGCCTCATCTACGAGCCGCTGCGGGCCTATGTGCTCTACGGCTCCCTGCTGCATGCAGCCCGCGGCCGCATGGTGGGCTGGTACCGGCCTGAGCGCACCAACAGCGTGCTGGTCCCGTCGGCGACCGCCGCGAGCCAGGGCGTGCAGGCACCCGCGCGCGAGAAGCCGCGCCCAGGCAAGCCCGCGGCCGTCCCCGTCATGTCCAGGGACTCCGCCCTGCCGATGCTGTCCAGCGACCCCCGGTGA
- a CDS encoding AfsR/SARP family transcriptional regulator, translated as MAWELHLLGSWELLRDGAPLPIGRRQQRLIASLALMGSRPRSYLAGLLWPESSEHQAAGNLRSSVFKLRHQLPDLLDRSLDPLRLSDGITVDLDRLRWVAQKALAGTLPGAGAEDLLFGSELLPGWYDDWVMYEQERLRGLRVLALEAIARNHLSTGNYEAAISAARYAASLEPLRESAHKLISRAQTDSGSRADAQRTLLEFRRRLWTEMGVAPAERQVVNRGPAAARPQSGWIPRAGTAGPER; from the coding sequence GTGGCTTGGGAACTGCACCTCTTGGGGTCCTGGGAGCTGCTCAGGGACGGCGCTCCCCTGCCGATCGGCAGGCGCCAGCAGCGGCTCATCGCCTCGCTCGCCCTCATGGGCAGCCGTCCGCGCAGCTATCTGGCCGGCCTGCTGTGGCCGGAGAGCAGCGAGCACCAGGCGGCCGGCAACCTCCGGTCCTCGGTCTTCAAGCTCCGGCACCAGCTGCCTGACCTGCTGGACCGCAGCCTCGATCCGCTCCGGCTCTCGGATGGGATCACCGTGGATCTCGACCGGCTGCGCTGGGTGGCCCAGAAGGCGCTCGCCGGCACCCTGCCGGGCGCGGGTGCAGAAGACCTCCTCTTCGGCTCCGAGCTGCTGCCGGGGTGGTACGACGACTGGGTCATGTACGAGCAGGAGCGCCTCCGCGGGCTGCGGGTGCTGGCACTCGAGGCGATCGCGCGCAACCACCTCTCGACGGGGAACTACGAGGCCGCCATCTCGGCCGCCCGGTATGCCGCCTCGCTGGAGCCGCTGCGCGAGTCGGCCCACAAGCTCATCAGCCGCGCCCAGACCGACAGCGGCAGCCGCGCCGACGCGCAGCGCACCCTGCTCGAGTTCCGGCGCAGGCTGTGGACGGAGATGGGGGTTGCCCCGGCCGAGCGGCAGGTCGTCAACCGGGGCCCCGCCGCGGCGCGTCCGCAGTCGGGGTGGATTCCGCGCGCAGGGACCGCCGGCCCCGAGCGGTGA
- a CDS encoding MaoC family dehydratase, whose translation MSAQGARQGKTGTETVELTEVPSLSKLYVAAAAEAARALVAPRRTAPKLPAARHHAAVVRPDVARLTEYQHLLGEPARDVVPAGYVHALAFPVAMSFMGREDFPLPLLGMVHLRNRIEYREPITYTDELDVTAWAENLAGHRAGTQVDVVAEVRRGGTDGGGGDPVWRGVSTYLAKGVFLPGVDKPLANGAREDFRAPLPTALWRLGSETGREYAAVSGDFNPIHLSSISARALGMRRSIAHGMYTASRALAEIGAAKGDAFVWDVSFEAPVFLPARVALNISDSVDGEGSWERSDFVGWHAKSGRRHFVGSVARLA comes from the coding sequence GTGAGCGCGCAGGGCGCGCGCCAGGGCAAGACCGGCACCGAGACGGTCGAGCTCACCGAAGTCCCGTCACTGTCCAAGCTCTATGTTGCCGCCGCGGCCGAGGCGGCCCGGGCGCTCGTCGCGCCGCGCAGGACCGCCCCGAAGCTGCCCGCCGCCCGGCACCATGCCGCCGTCGTGCGTCCGGACGTCGCCCGCCTCACCGAGTACCAGCACCTTCTCGGCGAGCCGGCGCGGGACGTGGTGCCCGCGGGCTACGTGCATGCACTCGCGTTCCCGGTGGCGATGAGCTTCATGGGGCGGGAGGACTTCCCGCTGCCGCTGCTCGGCATGGTGCACCTGCGCAACCGCATCGAGTACCGCGAGCCGATCACCTACACCGACGAGCTCGACGTCACGGCCTGGGCCGAGAACCTGGCCGGTCACCGCGCCGGGACGCAGGTGGACGTCGTGGCGGAGGTGCGCCGGGGCGGGACGGACGGCGGGGGAGGGGACCCGGTGTGGCGCGGGGTCTCGACCTACCTGGCCAAGGGCGTGTTCCTGCCGGGCGTGGACAAGCCGCTCGCCAACGGGGCCCGCGAGGACTTCCGCGCGCCGCTGCCCACGGCCCTGTGGCGGCTGGGCTCCGAGACCGGGCGCGAGTACGCGGCCGTGTCCGGGGACTTCAACCCGATCCACCTCAGCTCGATCTCGGCCCGGGCCCTCGGGATGCGCCGGTCCATCGCGCACGGGATGTACACGGCGTCGCGGGCGCTCGCCGAGATCGGGGCTGCGAAGGGCGACGCGTTCGTGTGGGACGTGTCCTTCGAGGCACCGGTGTTCCTGCCCGCGCGGGTGGCGCTGAACATCTCGGACTCGGTGGACGGGGAGGGTTCCTGGGAGCGGTCGGACTTCGTGGGGTGGCACGCGAAGTCGGGCCGGCGGCACTTCGTCGGGAGCGTGGCGCGGCTGGCCTGA
- a CDS encoding chitinase yields the protein MARPSARRRAPFLLLGLGLLAALVTLGLTIAVSSTSGPGGGGQASGGRAASGPGGTPATSDAAASGPASGSAPGSASGSAPWFGGYADVTLKPLYPFDDSSPDGRAVLAFVIADPANPCEPSWGGQYSLDKAATELDLDHRVAQLRAKGHGVALSFGGAAGDELARKCPDAQALAQAYRKVIDRYAPDVLDFDIEARNLSDVAATDRRVQALRQVLGDLGAPRMPQVWLTLPVTAQGLSPEASAVVLQTVRGGVDLAGVNIMTMDYEGPASGQKMLQTSIEAATSTHWQLAQIFGLGQGQEAQAWKKLGLTPMIGANDVVGETFDLQAARGLNQFVHDRGIARLSMWSLNRDRACSPGEGLRQNDAREPEAADTCSGVVGQNRGAFAAALSSGLMPSASPKAS from the coding sequence ATGGCCCGTCCGTCAGCACGGCGCAGAGCCCCCTTCCTGCTCCTCGGGCTCGGGCTCCTCGCCGCACTGGTCACGCTGGGCCTCACGATCGCCGTGTCCTCAACCAGCGGACCGGGAGGGGGCGGCCAGGCCTCGGGAGGCCGGGCGGCGTCCGGCCCGGGAGGGACACCGGCGACCTCCGACGCCGCAGCATCGGGACCGGCGTCCGGCTCCGCACCGGGGTCGGCCTCAGGCAGTGCTCCCTGGTTCGGCGGGTACGCGGACGTGACCCTGAAGCCCCTGTACCCCTTCGACGACAGCAGCCCCGACGGGAGGGCCGTCCTCGCCTTCGTCATCGCCGATCCGGCCAACCCGTGCGAGCCGTCCTGGGGCGGGCAGTACTCGTTGGACAAGGCGGCCACCGAGCTGGACCTCGACCACCGCGTCGCGCAGCTGCGCGCGAAGGGGCACGGGGTGGCCCTCTCCTTCGGCGGAGCGGCCGGCGACGAGCTCGCGAGGAAGTGCCCCGACGCGCAGGCGCTCGCGCAGGCCTACAGGAAGGTCATCGACCGCTACGCCCCCGACGTGCTCGACTTCGACATCGAGGCCCGGAACCTCTCGGACGTCGCAGCGACCGACCGGCGCGTCCAGGCCCTGCGACAGGTCCTCGGCGACCTGGGCGCGCCGCGCATGCCGCAGGTGTGGCTGACCCTGCCCGTGACCGCCCAGGGACTGTCCCCTGAAGCTTCGGCGGTGGTCCTGCAGACCGTGCGGGGAGGCGTCGACCTCGCCGGCGTGAACATCATGACGATGGACTACGAGGGACCCGCCTCGGGCCAGAAGATGCTCCAGACCTCGATCGAGGCCGCCACGAGCACCCACTGGCAGCTCGCCCAGATCTTCGGCCTCGGGCAGGGCCAGGAGGCCCAGGCCTGGAAGAAGCTCGGCCTCACCCCGATGATCGGGGCCAACGACGTGGTGGGGGAGACCTTCGACCTCCAGGCGGCCAGGGGACTGAACCAGTTCGTCCATGACCGCGGCATCGCCCGCCTGTCCATGTGGTCGCTCAACAGGGACCGCGCCTGCTCCCCGGGAGAGGGCCTGCGGCAGAACGACGCCAGGGAGCCCGAGGCCGCGGACACCTGCAGCGGCGTCGTCGGCCAGAACCGCGGCGCCTTCGCTGCGGCGCTGTCCTCCGGCCTGATGCCCTCGGCCTCGCCCAAGGCCTCCTGA
- a CDS encoding M20/M25/M40 family metallo-hydrolase yields the protein MTDHAAQGQATAEDEVVGICQDLVRFDTSNFGDGSGPGERAAAEYTAGLLADVGLEPELFESAPGRANVVVRLEGTDPSAGALVVHGHLDVVPAQKEDWSVDPFAAELKDGLIWGRGAVDMKDMDAMILSVVREMQHTGSRPRRDLVIAMFADEEAGGAYGARWAVDNRRDLFDGATEAISEVGGFSAQIGGKRAYLLQTAEKGLGWLSLKAQGRAGHGSQVNDDNAVTRLARAVSRIGDYAWPIELTDTTRRFLDGVTELTGVEFDPENPEILLKELGTVARFVGATLQNTSNPTVLKAGYKDNVIPGTAEARVDTRTLPGQDELVLAKLRELAGDGVDFSYIHHDVSLETPFEGPLVEAMVGALAAEDPDAVVLPYTLSGGTDNKSLSRLGITGYGFAPLRLPAELDFPAMFHGVDERVPADSLQFGARVLRRLLTTY from the coding sequence ATGACCGACCACGCCGCCCAGGGCCAGGCCACCGCCGAGGACGAGGTGGTGGGCATCTGCCAGGACCTCGTCCGCTTCGACACCTCCAACTTCGGAGACGGGTCGGGACCGGGGGAGCGGGCCGCCGCCGAGTACACCGCCGGCCTCCTCGCCGACGTGGGGCTCGAGCCCGAGCTGTTCGAGTCTGCGCCAGGCCGGGCGAACGTGGTGGTGCGCCTCGAGGGCACTGACCCGAGTGCCGGGGCCCTGGTGGTCCACGGCCACCTCGACGTGGTCCCCGCCCAGAAGGAAGACTGGAGTGTCGACCCGTTCGCGGCAGAGCTCAAGGACGGGCTCATCTGGGGCCGCGGTGCCGTGGACATGAAGGACATGGACGCCATGATCCTGTCCGTGGTGCGCGAGATGCAGCACACGGGCAGCCGCCCGCGCCGGGACCTCGTCATCGCGATGTTCGCCGACGAGGAGGCCGGCGGGGCGTACGGCGCCCGCTGGGCCGTGGACAACCGGCGTGACCTGTTCGATGGCGCCACCGAGGCCATCAGCGAGGTGGGCGGCTTCTCTGCCCAGATCGGCGGGAAGCGCGCCTACCTGCTCCAGACGGCCGAGAAGGGCCTCGGCTGGCTGAGCCTCAAGGCCCAGGGCCGCGCCGGCCACGGATCCCAGGTCAACGACGACAACGCCGTGACGCGACTTGCCCGGGCGGTGTCCCGCATCGGCGACTACGCCTGGCCCATCGAGCTCACCGACACCACGCGGCGGTTCCTCGACGGCGTCACCGAGCTCACCGGCGTCGAATTCGATCCTGAGAACCCCGAGATCCTCCTCAAGGAGCTCGGCACTGTGGCCCGGTTCGTCGGCGCGACCCTCCAGAACACCTCCAACCCCACCGTCCTCAAGGCCGGCTACAAGGACAACGTCATCCCCGGCACCGCCGAGGCGCGCGTGGACACCCGTACCCTCCCCGGACAGGACGAGCTCGTCCTCGCCAAGCTCAGGGAACTCGCCGGCGACGGCGTCGACTTCAGCTACATCCACCACGACGTCTCCCTCGAGACGCCGTTCGAGGGCCCCCTCGTCGAGGCGATGGTCGGCGCGCTCGCCGCGGAGGATCCGGACGCCGTGGTGCTGCCGTACACGCTCTCCGGCGGCACCGACAACAAGTCCCTGAGCCGGCTCGGCATCACCGGCTACGGCTTCGCCCCGCTCCGACTCCCGGCCGAGCTGGACTTCCCCGCCATGTTCCACGGCGTGGACGAGCGGGTCCCCGCGGACTCGCTGCAGTTCGGCGCGCGCGTGCTGCGCCGCCTGCTGACCACGTACTGA
- a CDS encoding acyl-CoA dehydrogenase family protein, with the protein MEEIRSRAPGYDERNEFFQEDLDALVAAGYLKAFVAPGDGGLGAGMADVVRLQRRLAQAAPATALAVNMHLVWTGVARLLADRGDASLAFVLEEAAAGEVFAFGVSEAGNDAVLFDSITEAVPQSDGGYSFTGTKVFTSLAPAWTRMGTFGKDTTGQEPALVWGFIRRDRPGWRHLDDWNTLGMRASQSRTTVLEGAVAPADRIVRRLPVGPHPDLLVFGIFAVFETLLAAVYTGIAERALDLAVAAAHRRRSHRSGGRPYSQDPDIRWQIAELAMAVDAIVPQLDAVAADLDAGADRGSAWFRHLSGLKHRATQTAKAVVDGAMRVAGGGGYFRGSELERLYRDVLAGLYHPSDPESAHSTVATNVLGPLED; encoded by the coding sequence ATGGAGGAGATCCGTTCGCGCGCCCCCGGCTACGACGAGCGCAACGAGTTCTTCCAGGAGGACCTCGACGCGCTCGTCGCGGCCGGGTACCTGAAGGCGTTCGTCGCCCCGGGCGACGGCGGGCTGGGAGCCGGCATGGCCGACGTCGTGCGCCTCCAGCGGCGCCTCGCCCAGGCCGCGCCCGCCACGGCGCTGGCCGTCAACATGCACCTCGTCTGGACGGGTGTGGCGCGGCTGCTGGCTGACCGGGGGGACGCGAGCCTTGCGTTCGTCCTCGAGGAGGCGGCGGCGGGGGAGGTGTTCGCCTTCGGCGTCTCGGAGGCCGGCAACGACGCCGTGCTCTTCGACTCCATCACGGAGGCCGTCCCGCAGTCCGACGGCGGCTACAGCTTCACGGGCACGAAGGTCTTCACGAGCCTCGCGCCCGCGTGGACCCGCATGGGGACGTTCGGCAAGGACACCACCGGCCAGGAACCGGCCCTCGTGTGGGGCTTCATCCGCCGGGACCGGCCGGGCTGGCGGCACCTCGACGACTGGAACACGCTCGGCATGCGCGCGAGCCAGTCGCGCACCACGGTCCTGGAGGGAGCCGTCGCTCCGGCGGACCGGATCGTGCGTCGGCTGCCCGTGGGCCCGCACCCCGACCTTCTCGTCTTCGGCATCTTCGCGGTGTTCGAGACGCTCCTCGCGGCCGTCTACACCGGCATCGCCGAGCGGGCCCTCGACCTCGCGGTCGCGGCGGCCCACCGCCGCCGCTCCCACCGCAGCGGCGGCCGGCCCTACTCCCAGGACCCGGACATCCGGTGGCAGATTGCGGAGCTCGCCATGGCGGTCGACGCGATCGTCCCGCAGCTCGACGCGGTCGCCGCGGACCTCGACGCCGGAGCGGACCGGGGGAGTGCCTGGTTCCGGCACCTGAGCGGGCTCAAGCACCGTGCCACCCAGACGGCCAAGGCGGTGGTGGACGGCGCGATGCGGGTGGCCGGAGGCGGCGGCTACTTCCGGGGCAGCGAGCTCGAGCGGCTGTACCGGGACGTCCTCGCCGGCCTCTACCACCCGTCGGACCCCGAGTCGGCGCACTCTACGGTCGCGACGAACGTGCTGGGGCCGCTCGAGGACTAG
- a CDS encoding helix-turn-helix domain-containing protein has protein sequence MGIDFGRMLRTERLRRGLTQAQLGDGAYEPSYISMLETGRLEPSAQAIQELSGRLASAPHAMPWWSGPPMPAEAEYVFSSLCAQAACDVREYARASSHAAIAARLAREAADTSAWWEMTFIQAECLMREGRLTRSLRTAQDLLEHSALAGDRELEARAHQLYGEICHRHGRLEAAVEHARRATELSEGFSARSAVRVASLCSLIHALADSGRTEAAWEWCANLTALVAKAPVDRLVCRAEWVIGKVAFLRSDEAEGSLHHERAAQFLLALEDIELWARFNRSSAAARLEGGILGPDTVTAIERAELALVIAGGSDADQLETALVRARWLYLTGALEESARLLQGINRERNLLGPHVTAEACLLYGRCLKDLGQDVEALRALEEAHEQFRYAGIPLKAEQARDRILELRQSALVQADAPQAVPGPVSP, from the coding sequence ATGGGGATCGATTTCGGAAGGATGCTCAGGACCGAACGCCTCCGGCGCGGACTCACCCAGGCCCAGCTGGGCGACGGGGCCTACGAGCCGAGCTACATCTCGATGCTCGAGACCGGCCGCCTGGAGCCCTCGGCGCAGGCGATCCAGGAGCTCTCGGGCCGGCTGGCCAGCGCCCCCCATGCCATGCCGTGGTGGAGCGGACCTCCTATGCCTGCGGAGGCCGAGTACGTCTTCTCGAGCCTGTGCGCCCAAGCGGCCTGCGACGTGCGGGAGTACGCGCGCGCCTCATCCCACGCGGCCATTGCCGCGCGCCTTGCCCGGGAGGCCGCGGACACCTCCGCTTGGTGGGAGATGACGTTCATCCAGGCCGAATGCCTCATGCGGGAAGGCAGGCTCACGAGGTCGCTGCGCACCGCGCAGGACCTGCTCGAGCACTCCGCGCTCGCCGGGGACCGCGAGCTCGAGGCCCGCGCCCACCAGCTCTACGGGGAGATCTGCCACCGCCATGGACGGCTCGAGGCTGCGGTCGAGCATGCCCGCCGTGCCACGGAGCTCTCCGAGGGCTTCTCGGCCCGCTCCGCGGTCCGCGTCGCCTCCCTCTGCTCGCTCATCCATGCGCTCGCGGACAGCGGCAGGACAGAGGCGGCGTGGGAGTGGTGCGCGAACCTCACAGCCCTCGTGGCGAAGGCCCCGGTGGACCGCCTGGTCTGCCGGGCGGAGTGGGTGATCGGGAAGGTCGCCTTCCTGCGGTCCGACGAGGCCGAGGGGTCGCTGCACCACGAGCGGGCCGCGCAGTTCCTGCTCGCCCTCGAGGACATCGAGCTGTGGGCGCGCTTCAATCGGAGTTCCGCTGCGGCGCGGCTCGAGGGAGGCATTCTCGGCCCGGACACCGTCACTGCGATCGAGCGCGCGGAGCTCGCGCTCGTCATCGCCGGCGGGAGCGACGCCGACCAGCTCGAGACCGCGCTCGTCCGCGCCCGGTGGCTCTACCTGACCGGTGCCCTGGAGGAATCGGCCCGGCTCCTCCAGGGCATCAACAGGGAGAGGAACCTCCTTGGCCCCCATGTCACCGCCGAGGCGTGCCTGCTCTACGGGCGGTGCCTGAAGGACCTCGGTCAGGACGTCGAGGCGCTGCGGGCCCTCGAGGAGGCCCACGAGCAGTTCAGGTATGCGGGCATCCCCCTCAAGGCCGAGCAGGCCAGAGACCGGATTCTCGAGCTCCGGCAGTCCGCGCTCGTCCAGGCCGACGCGCCGCAGGCGGTTCCCGGTCCGGTCAGCCCCTGA